GTTTTTGTGGAGCTGCCACAAATCGGGGCTGAGGTCAGCCAAGGAAAATCAGCATGCACAGTCGAATCCGTCAAGTCAACATCTGACGTGATGTCTCCTTTCTCAGGAAAAGTAACGAATATCAATAAAGAGCTAACTTTACACCCTGAACTTGTGAACAAGGAACCCTACGGCGAAGGATGGTTCTATAGACTGGAGCCTTCTATGCTAGATGAAGAAAAAGCTAACCTCATGACTGCAGCAGAATACAGAAAATATATAGAGTCTCTAATTCAGGGATGACTCTCAGCCAAGTATTGCTAAATATAAATACCCATGCCATAGGTTAAAGTTAATATCGGGTCCACTCGGTAGGTTGGCGACTGCTCTTGGCAGACAGATTTCAGGTCTTCAGAAAACTAGCAAGAAGACCGACCGTAAGCCCCAGCAGAGTGGCATCCTTTTTGGGGTTGGTTTCTGCTTTTTCAATCGGCCTGCTTATAAGACTGCAGATGGCAAAATATGGCTATTACCTTGACGAGTTCGACTCCTACTTTCATTACATGTCCACATCGATAATAGTCAACGACCTGAACACGAAAGGCTTGGCTGGACTTCTAGATTTTTTCAAGGTTGTCAACTATCAGTTCTGGTATCCTCTGGGTTATAACTTAGCAACGAATACTTTTGCAGGTTTCTACTACAGCTCAGCGTTACTGTATGAATTTGTTCGCAGGGTGCTGGGGGTCAACATCAGCCTCTACGATTATCTGGTAATTCAGCAGGCTTACATCGCTTCGTTTCTTGCGTTCCCGGTCTACCTGATAGGCAAGAAGATCTACAACTCTACTGCAGGCATTCTCGCAGCAATGTTTGCAGTTATAACACCTGGCTATTTGTCCAGGTCTGACCTTGGGTGGTACAAACATGAACCTTTCTCAATGCTAGGAGGAGCCTTTGCGCTGTACTTCTTGATAGCATCCTATGACACTGTAAACAGGAGGAAATCTCTGATGTACGCAATGCTCTGTGGCCTCTTTCTTGGTTATTCGAATGTAAGCTGGGGAGGTGGACAGTACTTCAACGGCATAGTTGGGCTATCACTTTTTGCCGTTCCTCTGCTCCTTTCATCTGATTATAACAGAGCTTTGAACGGGATAGTGATAACGATTGTGGACCTAGCGGTTGGCATGGCATTCCCTAACCCTGGTTGGGCCTGGCTGACAAACACATCGATGTTTGTGCTGTATGCTGGAAGCTTCGGTGGACTTGCACTTACATTCATCGCGAAGAAGCTACCTGACAGAAATAAGATCATCGGAAAGTGGATAGCAACACTGGCTTTCGCAGGAGTCGGGGTCGCTGCAGTCCTTTACGGACCTTTCAGTCACATTTCTGCCAGGTATCTGTCAGTAATACTTCCGTTTGCAAGGTCGATTGTGCCTGCAGTGCAGACAGTTGCTGAGCAGCAACCATCTTCTGGAGTTCAGATACTTTACTATTACTTGGCTTTGTTATTCTTTGGGATCTTCGGCGGATATGCACTTCTAAGGAGGAAGAAGCCCTATTCGATAGTGGTCGCGATACTTACAGTCTCGGCTCTGTATGTGGCTTCCTCGTTCGCGAGGCTTCAGGTGTTCACTTCTGAAGGTATAGCCTTAGTAGCTGGATTTGGTATCGCAGAGCTATCTGGAAGAATATTTTCGTTGGCAACACCCAAGGTGAAGAGTCAGGGAACATCGCCTGTCAGTGTGGCGAAGGGATTTTTTGTAATAATAATCATTATAATGATGGTTGTATCAGCTATGACTGTATGGGTTCCCTTCGGTAACAGAGGTTATGCAATAACCTCTTCAGCTTTGAGCAATTCTGGATATTACTATCCCGACTGGCTGCAAGCCCTGTCCTGGATAAGCCAGAATACCCCTCCTAATGCTAAAATAATTTCATGGTGGGACTATGGCTACTGGATAAGCGTTATGGGTAACAGGACAACGTTCATAGATAATGGAACTTTGAACAGCACCAGAATGGCTGAGGTTGCAACCATGTTTCTTAGCAACCCGAGCTACGGGTCAAAGCTTGTAGCTGATATGGGTGGGGATTACGTTGTTGTATTTTTGACACTAAGGCAGGTTGGGGCTGGATACTACACCCTAGGAAGAGTATACAACCTGGGAGGGGACGACGGAAAAATAGATGCAATGGCAACAATAGCAGGTATAAACCTGACAAAGGATGGGCTGCTCAATCCGGCGAACCTGATGCCGACCAGAGCTTTCTATCAAAATACAACTATAGGGAGGATGTTTGACGTAAACTTCACTGGCTACGGTGTATTCAGCCCATCTACCGGTCAGTTGTTGTCAATCTATCCAGACTACCAGAACAGCACAACCATAACTCAGAATTACATCCAGCTACCTCTCTTTACTCTTAATCAGAATTACCCGCCGGGCAGCTCACCTTTCGAATTGGTCTTCAACTCCAATCCGACGGGAACCTCTTACACTCAAGGAGTAGTCGCACAAGTTCTGATATACAAATACAATCCGCTTCCTCTGAGTGCAACAGCTATCAGTAATCAAACAAATTCTTCTGCCGGATGATGATCGAATTCAGTCTTCATCTTTATCGTATCCCAAGCTCTTCATCCTGAGCTCCAGATACTTGTCGTCTGGAGAAAATTTAGGCGGGTGTGGAGTCGTTGTTTCACCCCCACATTTGGGGCAGACTTCACTCAACCAGTAAGACCCACACTTAACACACTTTCTCATGATAAACCTGGTCATTATTACTGTCAGCTCTTCTCACGAATGAAATTGACCGATGCCATGTTCCCTGCATACTTTGCTATGGAATCCGTCAGAGTCTTCAGCTGCCTTTCTGCCACCTTGAAGTTTTCTGCCTTGAGCCTGACGTAATACCTGGGTGCTCCCCCGTAAGTTATCTCAACCTGAACCTCCTGAGGCATCTGTCTGACAGACTTCAGTATCGAGTCCTTTATCACAGTCACCCCATCTGACTTCGTCGAGGTTATCTCAAGCATCCCCTTCACCTCTACAAGAGGAAGCTTGAACCTTTCCTGCAGCACCTGAAGAAGAGTCTGCTGATACCTCTTATCCAGTGATAGCTTTACCAGCTCTGCCTCCCCTTTTCTCGCTATCATCTCGAGGGCATCATACAGACTACCATACTCGTCAATCATTTTCTGCCTTATTTCAGAATCATCCTGCAGATTAAGAGATTTCTTCACTAGGTCAAGTATTCCCTTGG
This portion of the Conexivisphaerales archaeon genome encodes:
- the gcvH gene encoding glycine cleavage system protein GcvH, producing the protein MGTEGSSKVSYDIPDDLLYTKEHEWARIISDKEVLVGITSYAAEQLHDVVFVELPQIGAEVSQGKSACTVESVKSTSDVMSPFSGKVTNINKELTLHPELVNKEPYGEGWFYRLEPSMLDEEKANLMTAAEYRKYIESLIQG
- a CDS encoding STT3 domain-containing protein, yielding MADRFQVFRKLARRPTVSPSRVASFLGLVSAFSIGLLIRLQMAKYGYYLDEFDSYFHYMSTSIIVNDLNTKGLAGLLDFFKVVNYQFWYPLGYNLATNTFAGFYYSSALLYEFVRRVLGVNISLYDYLVIQQAYIASFLAFPVYLIGKKIYNSTAGILAAMFAVITPGYLSRSDLGWYKHEPFSMLGGAFALYFLIASYDTVNRRKSLMYAMLCGLFLGYSNVSWGGGQYFNGIVGLSLFAVPLLLSSDYNRALNGIVITIVDLAVGMAFPNPGWAWLTNTSMFVLYAGSFGGLALTFIAKKLPDRNKIIGKWIATLAFAGVGVAAVLYGPFSHISARYLSVILPFARSIVPAVQTVAEQQPSSGVQILYYYLALLFFGIFGGYALLRRKKPYSIVVAILTVSALYVASSFARLQVFTSEGIALVAGFGIAELSGRIFSLATPKVKSQGTSPVSVAKGFFVIIIIIMMVVSAMTVWVPFGNRGYAITSSALSNSGYYYPDWLQALSWISQNTPPNAKIISWWDYGYWISVMGNRTTFIDNGTLNSTRMAEVATMFLSNPSYGSKLVADMGGDYVVVFLTLRQVGAGYYTLGRVYNLGGDDGKIDAMATIAGINLTKDGLLNPANLMPTRAFYQNTTIGRMFDVNFTGYGVFSPSTGQLLSIYPDYQNSTTITQNYIQLPLFTLNQNYPPGSSPFELVFNSNPTGTSYTQGVVAQVLIYKYNPLPLSATAISNQTNSSAG
- a CDS encoding RNA-protein complex protein Nop10 is translated as MTRFIMRKCVKCGSYWLSEVCPKCGGETTTPHPPKFSPDDKYLELRMKSLGYDKDED
- a CDS encoding translation initiation factor IF-2 subunit alpha — encoded protein: MSEQLPDIGEVVFATVTQITPYGAYVTLDEYSNHKGFLHISEVSTGWVRNIERFVKPGQKVVLKVIRVDQDRREVDLSLRQVTSEEKKEKLIQVKKEAKAKGILDLVKKSLNLQDDSEIRQKMIDEYGSLYDALEMIARKGEAELVKLSLDKRYQQTLLQVLQERFKLPLVEVKGMLEITSTKSDGVTVIKDSILKSVRQMPQEVQVEITYGGAPRYYVRLKAENFKVAERQLKTLTDSIAKYAGNMASVNFIREKS